One part of the Leeia speluncae genome encodes these proteins:
- a CDS encoding DUF2138 family protein produces MAISRKAKVISTSVVLLVGSAIAVQAIWRPFSGFGTVNANQLAIDLSSPDMVIETKALSKIPSDMLKVPLLKDVLTEDFVFYYEQNESRLSISGALRRIAFEHNLTFSESLLNEVFNEPAEVALWRDESGKLKYWLLKVKRNNWAKLLQAAGNVAVSDSQLRQVSSLSVDGDDLPVFALNYGYNKSLLFAASSDQMLVLSDPGMLLAATPEELTASSTQKVSLDKDKSSFASAYLSKSGDAKDHYRQYFHLSKENQSDHQIATSADFLSFGYQSLFSGFEAVRFDFGKGGWKSSVMLDQTKLPEGGWNASAIWQSLPANPALCSSLPLHKATVNDVFKELMPDETEENRNAFINALNGQTAVCWYAKSSMASPLIIANLKSASAAKQSAPLLGRVFEKMIGASEVKNGAKFPVKTQKIGSATIWQRVVSARYGVAKANSLGAMSKNLSAARYFPVALAVSGDKVIFSPDRKLVDDVLSVMSHQYPSAADQVKRGDQTIVMSSPKQLAQLLQNETLAGLPADQEPVLRDVALQRLIPKLKVLAKYPSLSIQLSGTPHSDGWVETNWLFKSAK; encoded by the coding sequence ATGGCAATATCTCGAAAAGCAAAAGTGATTTCTACGTCAGTTGTTCTTCTTGTCGGAAGTGCAATTGCTGTACAAGCTATTTGGCGTCCTTTTTCAGGGTTTGGAACAGTCAACGCTAACCAATTGGCGATCGATCTGAGTTCACCTGATATGGTGATTGAAACCAAAGCATTGTCTAAGATTCCATCTGACATGCTTAAAGTGCCACTATTGAAAGATGTGTTAACGGAAGATTTTGTTTTCTATTACGAGCAAAATGAAAGTCGTCTTTCTATCTCAGGCGCGCTTCGACGAATTGCATTTGAACATAACCTCACTTTTTCAGAATCCTTACTAAATGAAGTGTTTAATGAGCCCGCAGAAGTCGCTTTATGGCGGGATGAATCAGGCAAACTTAAATATTGGCTATTAAAAGTAAAGCGAAATAACTGGGCAAAATTATTGCAAGCAGCAGGCAATGTCGCCGTCTCTGACAGTCAGTTAAGACAAGTATCAAGCTTATCTGTAGATGGGGATGATTTACCTGTTTTTGCGCTAAATTATGGCTATAACAAGAGCCTGCTATTTGCGGCATCAAGCGATCAGATGCTGGTGCTCTCAGATCCAGGCATGTTGCTAGCTGCCACTCCTGAAGAGTTGACGGCTTCTTCCACTCAAAAAGTTTCACTAGATAAAGATAAATCTAGCTTCGCATCAGCATACTTAAGCAAGTCGGGCGATGCGAAAGATCACTATCGTCAATATTTCCACCTCTCCAAAGAGAACCAATCAGACCACCAAATAGCCACTTCAGCTGATTTTCTCTCTTTTGGATATCAATCTCTATTTTCGGGCTTCGAAGCTGTCAGGTTTGATTTTGGGAAGGGTGGATGGAAATCATCCGTCATGCTCGATCAGACTAAGCTACCGGAAGGTGGTTGGAATGCCAGTGCTATTTGGCAATCCTTACCAGCCAATCCCGCACTCTGCAGTAGTTTGCCACTTCACAAAGCAACGGTGAACGATGTCTTTAAAGAATTGATGCCAGATGAAACAGAAGAAAATCGAAATGCATTCATCAATGCTTTAAATGGACAAACAGCAGTTTGTTGGTATGCAAAATCCTCAATGGCATCACCGCTAATTATTGCCAACTTAAAGTCTGCTAGCGCAGCAAAGCAGAGTGCCCCATTACTTGGACGCGTGTTTGAAAAAATGATTGGTGCTTCTGAAGTAAAAAATGGAGCAAAGTTTCCGGTCAAAACTCAGAAAATTGGAAGTGCAACTATCTGGCAACGAGTAGTTAGTGCGCGTTATGGTGTCGCGAAAGCAAATAGCTTAGGTGCAATGTCTAAAAACCTTTCTGCAGCAAGATACTTTCCCGTGGCATTAGCCGTGTCGGGGGACAAAGTAATCTTCTCTCCAGATAGAAAGCTGGTGGATGATGTGTTATCAGTGATGTCACATCAATACCCTTCGGCAGCAGATCAAGTAAAACGCGGCGATCAAACCATCGTCATGTCTAGCCCAAAACAATTGGCTCAGTTATTACAAAATGAAACATTAGCTGGGCTACCGGCTGATCAAGAGCCTGTTTTAAGAGATGTCGCATTACAACGACTC